The following are encoded together in the Chloroflexota bacterium genome:
- a CDS encoding ribosome recycling factor gives MIKDALKDAEHRMQGALRALEEDLAGIRTGRATPALVERLEVEYYGTPTPLMQLASISVPEPRQLLIKPFDPSTLRAIERAIMTSDLGINPNNDGKNIRLILPPLTEERRRELVKVVHHRVEEARVAIRNVRRDVKRDLKEFEDEKLISEDERKRAEDQLDDLTKEYIEKAEALGDRKEKEVMEV, from the coding sequence ATGATCAAAGATGCCCTCAAAGATGCCGAACATCGGATGCAAGGCGCACTTCGGGCCTTGGAGGAAGACCTGGCAGGCATCCGCACCGGTCGCGCCACCCCCGCACTGGTGGAGCGGCTGGAAGTGGAGTATTACGGCACTCCGACGCCCTTGATGCAACTGGCTTCCATTAGCGTGCCGGAGCCGCGCCAGTTGCTCATCAAGCCTTTCGACCCCTCCACGCTGCGGGCTATTGAGCGCGCCATCATGACCTCTGACCTGGGTATCAACCCCAACAACGATGGCAAGAACATCCGCCTGATTTTGCCGCCGCTCACCGAAGAGCGCCGCCGCGAACTGGTGAAGGTGGTGCACCACCGCGTTGAAGAAGCGCGGGTAGCCATCCGCAACGTTCGCCGCGATGTCAAGCGGGACTTGAAAGAATTTGAGGACGAGAAACTGATTTCTGAAGACGAGCGCAAGCGGGCAGAAGACCAGTTGGATGACCTGACCAAGGAATACATCGAAAAGGCCGAAGCCCTGGGCGACCGCAAAGAAAAAGAAGTGATGGAGGTGTAG
- the uppS gene encoding di-trans,poly-cis-decaprenylcistransferase, with translation MDGNGRWARQRNLPRLAGHRAGTENLRRVIRACVEFGIRYLTIYAFSTENWARPREEVEGLMEIMEEFIDKELDELDAEGVQVWHLGKLEGVRPALQAKIRDAVERTRHNQRLVLNVAFNYGGRDEIVQAVRRIVREGIPAEAITEETIADRLYTAGMPDPDLVIRTSGEIRTSNFLLWQSAYAEWYFTPVYWPDFGRENLLEAIADYNRRERRFGRVLDPDEG, from the coding sequence ATGGATGGCAATGGACGCTGGGCACGGCAGCGCAACCTGCCGCGGCTGGCAGGCCATCGCGCCGGCACCGAAAACCTGCGGCGGGTGATTCGCGCCTGCGTGGAATTCGGTATCCGCTATCTGACGATCTATGCCTTCTCCACCGAAAACTGGGCGCGCCCTCGCGAAGAGGTGGAAGGGCTGATGGAAATCATGGAAGAGTTCATCGACAAGGAACTCGATGAACTGGATGCCGAAGGGGTGCAAGTTTGGCACCTTGGCAAACTGGAAGGGGTGCGGCCTGCTTTGCAGGCCAAAATTCGGGATGCCGTCGAGCGGACCCGCCACAACCAGCGGCTGGTGCTCAATGTGGCGTTCAACTACGGCGGGCGCGACGAAATCGTGCAGGCGGTGCGGCGCATCGTGCGCGAAGGCATTCCCGCGGAAGCCATCACCGAGGAAACCATCGCCGACCGTCTCTATACCGCAGGCATGCCCGACCCCGATCTGGTCATCCGCACTTCAGGCGAAATTCGCACCAGCAACTTCTTGCTGTGGCAATCGGCCTACGCCGAGTGGTATTTCACGCCGGTTTACTGGCCTGACTTCGGGCGCGAAAATCTGCTGGAAGCCATTGCAGACTATAACCGCCGCGAGCGGCGCTTTGGGCGCGTGCTCGACCCGGATGAGGGATGA
- a CDS encoding phosphatidate cytidylyltransferase, whose product MLKQRVLVAALLLPIGIALIFFGGLPYLLLVAFFMLVAVWEYANLFAALGRRPARGLMMLGAAVLLLSRFFASFRYDAHLLAALVLLTLVYHMADYERGAPESATDFAVSLSGILYVGFIGAYMVSLRLVPNGAWWVLLALATIWIADSGAYFAGRAWGKHKLSPRLSPKKTWEGYLAGVVSGTLAGAVLAAGFPLVAAHPLTGMTWGYGALLGALISTLAPLGDLGESLFKRQAGVKDSGNLLPGHGGAFDRVDSWLWAGLIAYYFVTLLT is encoded by the coding sequence ATGCTCAAACAACGGGTGCTGGTAGCGGCTTTGCTTCTGCCGATTGGAATAGCCCTGATTTTCTTTGGCGGCCTGCCGTACCTTCTGCTGGTCGCCTTTTTTATGTTGGTGGCAGTGTGGGAATATGCCAATTTGTTTGCGGCGTTGGGGCGGCGGCCTGCGCGCGGGCTGATGATGCTGGGCGCGGCGGTGTTGCTGCTTTCCCGCTTTTTTGCCAGTTTTCGGTACGACGCGCATCTTTTGGCTGCCCTGGTGCTGCTGACGCTGGTTTACCACATGGCCGACTACGAGCGCGGGGCGCCGGAAAGCGCCACCGATTTCGCGGTTTCCCTGAGCGGCATCCTCTACGTGGGCTTTATCGGGGCTTACATGGTCTCGTTGCGGCTGGTTCCCAATGGCGCGTGGTGGGTCTTGCTGGCCCTGGCAACCATCTGGATTGCCGATAGTGGGGCCTACTTTGCCGGGCGCGCCTGGGGCAAGCACAAACTCAGCCCGCGCCTCAGCCCCAAGAAAACCTGGGAAGGCTACCTCGCGGGCGTGGTGAGCGGTACGCTCGCAGGCGCCGTGCTGGCAGCGGGCTTCCCCCTGGTGGCTGCACACCCCTTAACGGGCATGACGTGGGGCTATGGTGCCTTGCTGGGCGCGCTCATCAGCACCCTGGCGCCCCTGGGCGACCTGGGCGAAAGCCTGTTCAAGCGCCAGGCCGGTGTCAAGGATTCCGGCAATCTGCTGCCGGGGCACGGCGGCGCGTTCGACCGCGTGGATTCCTGGCTCTGGGCTGGTTTGATTGCTTACTATTTCGTTACACTGTTGACCTAA
- the glpX gene encoding class II fructose-bisphosphatase: protein MPLDTAPTRNLALELVRVTEAAAIAAGRFMGRGDKIAADQAAVDAMRMVLNTVEMDGIIVIGEGEKDEAPMLYNGEQVGTGEPPKMDIAVDPIDGTRPVAKGLPNAIATVALAPRGTMFDPGPFVYMHKIAVGPEARGMIDVNAPVEANLRRIAKVKGKEVSDLTVVILDRPRHEKLIAEVRRLGARIRLIPDGDVAGALMTAWPNSGIDVLMGIGGTPEGVLAACALRAMGGEIQGKLYARNEDELRRGKEIGYDFDKVLTMDDLVASDDVFFAATGITDGELLRGVKYRGDVVRTHSLVVRGLTGTVREIFTRHRIEKANAIVEPKI from the coding sequence ATGCCACTTGATACCGCCCCCACGAGGAACCTGGCCCTGGAACTCGTGCGCGTCACCGAGGCTGCTGCGATTGCTGCAGGCCGCTTCATGGGCCGGGGCGACAAGATTGCTGCCGACCAGGCCGCGGTGGATGCCATGCGGATGGTGCTCAATACCGTGGAGATGGACGGCATCATTGTGATTGGCGAAGGCGAGAAAGACGAAGCGCCCATGCTCTACAACGGCGAGCAGGTGGGCACCGGCGAACCGCCCAAAATGGATATTGCCGTGGACCCCATCGACGGTACCCGGCCGGTGGCGAAAGGCTTGCCCAATGCCATTGCCACGGTGGCGTTGGCGCCGCGCGGCACCATGTTCGACCCCGGTCCCTTCGTTTACATGCACAAAATTGCCGTGGGGCCAGAGGCTCGCGGAATGATTGACGTCAACGCGCCGGTGGAAGCCAACCTGCGCCGGATTGCCAAGGTGAAAGGGAAAGAGGTCAGCGATTTGACGGTGGTGATTTTGGACCGCCCCCGTCATGAGAAGTTGATTGCCGAAGTGCGGCGGCTGGGGGCGCGCATTCGCCTCATTCCCGACGGCGATGTGGCCGGCGCGCTGATGACCGCGTGGCCGAATTCGGGCATTGATGTGCTCATGGGCATTGGCGGCACGCCGGAAGGCGTGCTGGCAGCCTGCGCCCTGCGCGCGATGGGCGGTGAAATTCAGGGCAAACTCTATGCCCGCAACGAGGACGAATTGCGCCGTGGCAAGGAGATAGGCTATGACTTCGACAAGGTGCTGACGATGGACGACCTGGTGGCTTCCGATGATGTGTTCTTCGCGGCCACCGGCATCACCGATGGCGAACTGTTGCGGGGCGTGAAATACCGCGGCGACGTGGTACGCACCCATAGCCTGGTGGTGCGCGGCCTGACCGGCACGGTGCGTGAAATCTTTACCCGTCACCGCATTGAGAAAGCCAACGCCATTGTCGAACCCAAAATTTAG
- the cydC gene encoding thiol reductant ABC exporter subunit CydC, which produces MTNGQAFHRLLRMVAPFWKMVLASVLLGAATVLSSVGLLGTGAWIIAKAALHPPIGDLNVAIVGVRFFGIARGAFRYGERLISHDTTFRVLSRLRVWFYAALEPLAPARLQRYRSGDLLARIIADIRTLENFFVRVLAPPWVATLTAVLLTGFLAAFAPRLGLAWLVFFLLAAVAVPVWARLRARRAGQVLVSRRAALNAALVDHVQGLADALAYNYATTQRRLALRLGEEILGAQAAMASLEGAEQALQILFSGLGMLAVLLLGVPLVRAGALGGVTWVALVLVALSGYEAAFGLPTAAAFLESNLAAARRLFELVDAEPAVKPPAHPAALPAANDLRVEALTFRYAPDEPPALRQVSLDLPEGKRVAVVGPSGAGKSTLIALLLRFWEYDEGRITLGGRDLRELLPDEVRSRFAVVRQKPFIFSGTLRENLLLAAPDADDARLDAVMEAVRLADWLHTLPQGYDTDLGGQGLQLSGGQRQRLALARALLRDAPILLLDEPTANLDALTEQALVDTLLETTRGRSVLWVTHNLVGLEAMDEIVVLYKGEVAERGTHTDLLARGGLYRRLWDLQRQNLVEV; this is translated from the coding sequence ATGACCAACGGGCAAGCCTTCCACCGCCTGTTGCGCATGGTCGCGCCGTTCTGGAAGATGGTGCTCGCCTCGGTGCTGCTGGGGGCAGCCACCGTGTTGAGCAGCGTGGGGCTGCTGGGCACCGGTGCGTGGATTATCGCCAAAGCCGCGCTGCATCCGCCCATCGGCGACCTGAACGTCGCCATCGTGGGCGTGCGCTTCTTCGGCATCGCCCGCGGCGCGTTCCGCTATGGCGAGCGGCTGATTTCCCACGACACCACCTTTCGGGTGCTCAGCCGCCTGCGGGTGTGGTTCTACGCCGCGCTGGAACCCCTGGCCCCCGCCCGCCTGCAGCGTTACCGCAGCGGCGACCTGCTGGCGCGCATCATCGCCGACATCCGCACCTTAGAAAACTTCTTCGTGCGGGTGCTCGCCCCGCCGTGGGTTGCCACGCTGACCGCCGTGCTGCTGACCGGCTTTTTGGCGGCCTTTGCCCCCCGCTTAGGGCTGGCGTGGCTGGTCTTCTTCCTGCTGGCGGCAGTGGCGGTGCCGGTATGGGCGCGGCTGCGCGCCCGCCGCGCCGGGCAGGTGCTGGTTTCCCGCCGGGCAGCCCTCAACGCCGCGCTGGTGGACCATGTGCAGGGGCTGGCAGACGCCCTGGCTTACAACTACGCCACCACCCAGCGCCGCCTGGCTCTGCGCTTAGGCGAGGAAATCCTCGGCGCGCAGGCTGCAATGGCCTCGCTGGAAGGCGCGGAGCAGGCGCTGCAAATCCTCTTCTCGGGGCTGGGGATGCTTGCGGTGCTGCTGCTGGGCGTGCCGTTAGTGCGGGCGGGCGCGCTGGGCGGCGTGACCTGGGTGGCGTTGGTGCTGGTGGCGCTCAGTGGCTACGAAGCCGCCTTTGGCCTGCCCACCGCGGCCGCCTTCCTGGAAAGCAACCTCGCCGCCGCCCGCCGCCTCTTTGAACTCGTGGACGCCGAGCCCGCCGTGAAGCCGCCCGCCCACCCCGCCGCATTGCCCGCGGCCAACGACCTGCGGGTGGAAGCCCTCACCTTCCGCTACGCCCCCGATGAGCCGCCCGCGCTGCGGCAGGTTTCCCTCGACCTGCCCGAAGGCAAACGCGTCGCGGTGGTGGGCCCCAGCGGCGCGGGGAAATCCACCCTGATTGCCCTGCTGCTGCGGTTTTGGGAATACGACGAAGGGCGCATCACTTTGGGCGGGCGCGACCTGCGGGAGTTGCTGCCCGACGAGGTGCGCAGCCGTTTCGCGGTGGTACGGCAAAAGCCCTTCATTTTCAGCGGCACCCTGCGGGAAAACCTGCTCCTCGCCGCGCCCGACGCCGACGACGCCCGCTTAGACGCCGTGATGGAAGCCGTGCGCCTCGCCGACTGGCTGCACACCCTGCCCCAGGGCTACGACACCGACCTGGGCGGCCAGGGCCTGCAACTCAGCGGCGGGCAGCGCCAGCGCCTCGCGCTCGCGCGAGCCCTGCTGCGCGACGCACCGATTTTGCTCCTCGACGAGCCGACCGCCAACCTCGACGCGCTCACCGAGCAGGCATTGGTGGACACCCTGCTGGAGACCACCCGCGGCCGCAGCGTGCTGTGGGTGACGCACAACCTGGTGGGGCTGGAGGCGATGGACGAAATCGTGGTGCTCTATAAGGGGGAAGTGGCCGAGCGCGGCACCCACACCGATCTGCTCGCGCGCGGGGGGCTCTATCGCCGCCTGTGGGATTTGCAGCGGCAGAATTTGGTGGAAGTGTGA
- a CDS encoding N-acetyltransferase: MTIPPLTTERLRLRPFTEDDIPTLARLANDRAVAKTTTIPFPYTEAHARAWIATHAPAAERGERLVWAITEAHTGQLMGAIELRFLTARHVGELAYWLGKAFWGQGYTTEAARAVLAYGFGKAGLYRIQAQHFHTNPASGRVMQKIGMTYEGTRRAAVFRWEQYHDMLMYAILKPEYERLRAAGEEARA; encoded by the coding sequence ATGACCATTCCCCCTTTGACCACCGAGCGCCTGAGATTGCGCCCCTTCACCGAGGACGACATTCCCACGCTGGCGCGCCTCGCCAACGACCGCGCGGTGGCGAAAACCACCACCATCCCTTTCCCTTACACCGAAGCCCACGCGCGGGCATGGATTGCCACCCACGCCCCCGCGGCCGAGCGCGGCGAGCGCCTCGTTTGGGCCATCACCGAGGCGCACACCGGCCAGCTGATGGGTGCGATTGAATTGCGCTTCCTCACTGCCCGCCACGTCGGCGAACTGGCCTACTGGCTGGGCAAAGCCTTCTGGGGGCAGGGCTACACCACCGAAGCCGCCCGCGCGGTGCTGGCCTATGGCTTTGGCAAAGCGGGGCTATACCGCATTCAGGCACAGCACTTTCATACCAACCCCGCTTCAGGGCGGGTGATGCAGAAAATTGGCATGACCTACGAAGGTACGCGGCGGGCTGCCGTCTTCCGCTGGGAGCAGTACCACGACATGCTGATGTATGCCATCCTCAAGCCGGAATACGAGCGCCTGCGCGCCGCGGGCGAGGAGGCACGCGCATGA
- a CDS encoding NAD(P)-dependent oxidoreductase encodes MQKVPSETLPIDRKQRLVIPYLELPLRDPQERICDFDDIHIPLTPEEAQREASRCIHCPDPAPCMEACPVHNDIPSAMWLIEQGRFLEAAALYRETSSMPEVCSRVCPHEVLCQGGCVRSAYDGTVQTGMLERFVVDYERRVKGGLVEVPVGKPTGHSVAIVGAGPAGLSCAEQLRQKGHDVTVFDAKPAPGGLLVYGIPNFKLPKDVVFARIEDLKQAGVKFVFNTKIGVDKTIDDLFAEGFEAVFIGVGANVDAPMKVEGNDLEGVYPATEYLVRANVPPEIWPEEYQGKGPLEIEGKHVIVVGGGDTAADCLRTSVRLNAAKVTCVYRRSEAEMPGGVKDRTWAREEGAEYQFLTQPVKFIGDENGRLKAVECVRMKLGEPDESGRRRPIPIEGSNFTMPADIIVLAIGYWPDETIGKTTPDLKTYNWGLIVTDPETGATSRPGVYAGGDAETGPDLVVTAVAAGRRSAAAIHEYLLSLEKAEGQQSEDALQPAP; translated from the coding sequence ATGCAGAAAGTGCCCAGCGAGACCCTGCCCATCGATCGCAAGCAGCGGTTGGTTATCCCCTATCTGGAACTGCCGTTGCGCGATCCGCAGGAACGCATTTGCGACTTCGACGACATCCACATTCCGTTGACGCCGGAAGAAGCCCAACGGGAGGCGTCTCGCTGTATTCACTGCCCTGACCCTGCACCATGCATGGAAGCCTGCCCGGTCCACAACGACATCCCCTCCGCCATGTGGCTCATCGAGCAAGGGCGCTTCCTGGAAGCCGCCGCGCTCTACCGGGAAACCAGTTCCATGCCCGAAGTGTGCAGCCGGGTGTGCCCGCACGAAGTGCTCTGCCAGGGGGGGTGCGTGCGCTCGGCTTACGACGGCACGGTGCAGACCGGCATGTTGGAACGCTTCGTGGTGGACTACGAGCGGCGGGTCAAGGGCGGCCTCGTCGAGGTGCCGGTCGGAAAGCCCACCGGCCACAGCGTCGCCATTGTGGGGGCTGGCCCTGCCGGGCTTTCCTGCGCCGAACAATTGCGCCAAAAAGGCCACGATGTGACCGTGTTCGACGCCAAACCCGCACCCGGCGGCTTGCTGGTTTACGGCATCCCCAACTTCAAACTGCCTAAAGACGTGGTTTTCGCCCGCATTGAAGATTTAAAGCAAGCGGGCGTTAAGTTTGTTTTCAACACCAAAATCGGCGTCGACAAAACCATCGACGACCTGTTTGCCGAAGGTTTCGAAGCCGTCTTCATCGGCGTGGGCGCGAATGTCGACGCCCCCATGAAGGTGGAAGGCAACGACCTGGAAGGCGTTTATCCGGCAACCGAATATCTGGTGCGCGCCAACGTGCCGCCGGAAATCTGGCCGGAGGAATATCAGGGCAAAGGCCCCCTGGAAATCGAAGGCAAGCACGTTATCGTGGTCGGCGGTGGCGACACGGCCGCCGACTGCTTGCGGACCTCGGTGCGCCTGAACGCCGCCAAGGTGACGTGCGTTTACCGCCGCTCGGAAGCCGAAATGCCCGGTGGGGTGAAAGACCGTACCTGGGCGCGGGAAGAAGGTGCGGAATACCAGTTCCTCACCCAGCCGGTGAAGTTCATCGGCGACGAGAACGGCCGCCTGAAAGCCGTGGAATGCGTGCGCATGAAACTGGGCGAGCCTGATGAAAGCGGCCGCCGCCGCCCGATTCCCATCGAAGGCTCCAACTTCACCATGCCTGCCGACATCATCGTGCTGGCGATTGGCTACTGGCCTGATGAAACCATCGGCAAAACCACGCCCGACCTGAAGACTTACAACTGGGGTCTCATCGTCACCGACCCCGAAACCGGTGCGACCTCTCGCCCCGGCGTCTACGCCGGCGGCGATGCCGAGACCGGCCCAGATTTGGTGGTAACTGCAGTGGCCGCCGGTCGTCGCTCGGCTGCTGCGATCCACGAATACCTCCTGAGTTTGGAGAAGGCAGAGGGCCAGCAAAGCGAAGACGCCTTGCAGCCCGCTCCTTGA
- a CDS encoding LysM peptidoglycan-binding domain-containing protein — MSRHKAWLWLVGVLLLGGCTRAWGGNAPAWQPPTAAYAPISGATPSSLPFATPVREPGQTPPSPTPNPPRPLPTLRAQEQRYQVQPGDTLAVLARRFEVSVQAIAEANHLTDLNTLSVGQVLTIPAPAPAAAAPAFKILPDAELVASPSNAAFDVKAFVAKAGGFLATYQEDVHGTTMRGDEMLARVARDYSVNPRLLLALLEYQSGWVTHTEIPEQQRAYPFGWRDPQREGLWRQLHWAANELNRGYYLWRVNALGAFVLADGLLVRPNPSVNAGTAAVQHFFALVDDLQDWQHDVGPEGLAATYLRLFGYPFDYTVDPLVPPGLTQPPMQLPFEPGVVWYFTGGPHSAWGDGSAWAALDFAPSDLPPNGGCQVSKAWAVAVADGLVVRAADGVVMLDLDGDGYEQTGWDVLYLHIADEGRVAPGTYLHAGERIGHPSCEGGLANATHLHIARKYNGEWISADRDLPWVLDGWVSSGTGRPYDGFLRRGQQVKEACQCREAKNSLSR; from the coding sequence ATGTCGCGCCACAAAGCATGGCTCTGGCTGGTGGGGGTGTTGTTGTTGGGGGGCTGCACGCGCGCCTGGGGCGGGAACGCCCCCGCATGGCAGCCGCCTACCGCGGCCTACGCGCCGATTTCCGGCGCCACACCCTCTTCGCTCCCCTTTGCCACACCGGTGCGGGAACCCGGCCAAACGCCGCCTTCCCCCACGCCCAACCCGCCCCGTCCCCTGCCCACCTTGCGCGCTCAGGAACAGCGCTATCAGGTGCAGCCCGGCGATACCCTGGCCGTGCTGGCACGGCGCTTCGAGGTGAGCGTGCAGGCCATTGCCGAAGCCAACCACCTCACCGACCTCAACACCCTTTCCGTAGGGCAGGTGCTCACCATCCCGGCCCCCGCTCCCGCCGCGGCAGCCCCTGCGTTCAAAATCCTCCCCGATGCCGAACTGGTTGCCAGCCCCAGCAACGCGGCTTTCGATGTGAAAGCCTTCGTCGCCAAAGCGGGCGGTTTCCTGGCGACCTATCAGGAAGACGTCCACGGCACGACGATGCGCGGCGACGAGATGCTGGCGCGGGTGGCGCGCGATTATTCTGTCAACCCGCGGCTGCTGCTGGCGCTGCTGGAATACCAAAGCGGCTGGGTGACGCACACCGAAATCCCTGAGCAGCAGCGCGCCTACCCCTTCGGCTGGCGCGACCCGCAACGGGAAGGCCTTTGGCGGCAACTCCACTGGGCGGCCAATGAACTCAACCGGGGCTACTACCTCTGGCGGGTCAATGCCCTGGGCGCTTTCGTGCTGGCCGATGGCCTGCTGGTGCGCCCCAACCCCAGCGTGAACGCCGGAACCGCGGCCGTGCAGCATTTCTTTGCCCTGGTGGATGACCTGCAGGACTGGCAGCACGACGTCGGCCCGGAAGGCCTGGCCGCGACCTACCTCCGCCTCTTTGGCTATCCTTTTGACTACACCGTAGACCCCCTCGTGCCGCCCGGCCTGACCCAGCCGCCCATGCAACTGCCCTTCGAACCCGGCGTGGTGTGGTATTTCACCGGCGGGCCGCACAGCGCCTGGGGCGACGGCTCGGCCTGGGCCGCGCTGGATTTCGCCCCCAGCGACCTGCCCCCCAACGGCGGCTGCCAGGTCAGCAAGGCCTGGGCGGTTGCCGTGGCCGACGGCCTGGTGGTGCGGGCAGCCGATGGCGTGGTGATGCTCGACCTGGACGGCGACGGCTACGAGCAGACCGGCTGGGATGTGCTCTACCTGCACATTGCCGACGAAGGCCGCGTCGCGCCCGGCACCTACCTGCACGCCGGGGAACGCATCGGGCACCCTTCTTGCGAAGGCGGCCTGGCCAATGCCACCCACCTCCACATCGCCCGCAAATACAATGGCGAGTGGATTTCCGCCGACCGCGACCTGCCCTGGGTGCTGGATGGCTGGGTTTCCAGCGGCACAGGCCGCCCCTACGATGGCTTCCTGCGCCGCGGCCAGCAAGTCAAGGAAGCCTGCCAATGCCGAGAGGCAAAAAATTCGCTTTCGCGGTAA
- the ftcD gene encoding glutamate formimidoyltransferase — translation MPMPLVECIPNFSEGRRPEVIEAIVNAITAVDGVVLLDRHSDPDHNRTVVTFVGPPAAVEEAAFRGIAKAAELIDLNHHTGEHPRIGATDVVPFVPIRDITMTDCIEMARRLGKRVGEELGIPVYLYEKAATRPERENLENIRRGQYEALKEEIGVNPARDPDFGPKKVGPAGATVIGARDPLIAYNVYLTTDDVSIAKKIARAVRHSSGGLRYVKALGMLVEGRAQVSMNLTNYRKTPIARVVELIRREAARYGVAVHHSELVGLAPEEALVNAARWYLQLDQFDPDEQILERRLYAALAENPPSPQGAPDFLDRLAAATPTPGGGSASAYAAAQAAALVAMVGRLTVGKKKYKDVEAEVWPLIEQADALRRDLTAAVEEDAAAFEAYMVARKLPRNTEEEKAKRAQAILEATRTAAAVPLKTARLALQVLDLARRIAEIGNVNAVSDAGTAAALARAAVEGAVLNIRINATGLPEAEAADMTAQADDLLRRADDLHAAVMAAVAGRMM, via the coding sequence ATGCCCATGCCCCTCGTGGAATGCATCCCCAACTTTTCCGAAGGCCGCCGCCCCGAGGTCATCGAGGCCATCGTGAACGCCATCACTGCGGTGGACGGCGTGGTGCTGCTCGACCGTCATTCCGACCCCGACCACAACCGCACCGTCGTCACCTTCGTGGGGCCGCCCGCGGCGGTGGAAGAGGCCGCCTTCCGCGGCATTGCCAAAGCCGCCGAACTGATCGACCTCAACCATCACACCGGCGAGCACCCCCGCATCGGGGCGACCGATGTCGTGCCTTTCGTGCCCATCCGCGACATCACCATGACCGACTGCATTGAGATGGCCCGCCGCCTGGGCAAGCGGGTGGGCGAAGAACTCGGCATTCCGGTCTACCTCTACGAAAAGGCTGCCACCCGCCCCGAGCGGGAAAACCTGGAAAACATCCGCCGCGGGCAGTACGAGGCGCTGAAAGAGGAAATCGGCGTCAACCCGGCCCGCGACCCCGACTTTGGCCCCAAGAAAGTTGGGCCCGCGGGCGCAACGGTCATCGGCGCGCGCGACCCGCTCATCGCTTACAACGTCTACCTCACCACCGACGACGTCAGCATTGCCAAAAAAATCGCCCGCGCGGTGCGGCATTCCTCGGGCGGGCTGCGCTATGTGAAAGCGCTGGGCATGTTGGTGGAAGGCCGCGCGCAGGTTTCCATGAACCTGACCAACTACCGCAAGACGCCCATCGCCCGCGTGGTGGAACTCATCCGGCGGGAAGCCGCCCGCTACGGCGTGGCGGTGCACCACAGCGAACTGGTCGGCCTGGCGCCCGAAGAGGCGCTGGTGAACGCCGCCCGCTGGTATCTCCAACTGGACCAGTTCGACCCCGACGAGCAGATTCTGGAACGCCGTCTCTACGCGGCCCTGGCCGAAAACCCGCCCTCGCCGCAGGGAGCCCCCGATTTCCTCGACCGCCTCGCGGCGGCTACCCCGACGCCCGGCGGCGGCTCGGCTTCCGCTTACGCTGCGGCGCAGGCGGCTGCGCTGGTGGCCATGGTCGGGCGGCTGACCGTGGGCAAGAAAAAGTACAAAGATGTGGAAGCCGAAGTGTGGCCGCTCATCGAGCAGGCCGACGCCCTGCGCCGCGACCTGACCGCCGCGGTGGAAGAAGACGCCGCCGCCTTTGAGGCCTACATGGTCGCCCGCAAACTGCCCCGCAACACGGAAGAAGAAAAGGCGAAGCGCGCCCAGGCCATTCTGGAAGCCACCCGTACCGCCGCCGCCGTGCCGCTGAAGACCGCCCGCCTGGCGCTGCAAGTGTTGGACCTTGCCCGCCGCATCGCTGAAATCGGCAACGTCAATGCTGTCAGCGACGCAGGCACCGCGGCAGCCCTGGCCCGCGCCGCGGTGGAAGGCGCGGTGCTCAACATCCGCATCAACGCTACCGGCCTGCCGGAAGCCGAAGCCGCCGACATGACCGCCCAGGCTGACGACCTGCTGCGCCGTGCTGACGACCTCCACGCTGCGGTGATGGCCGCCGTCGCCGGGCGGATGATGTAA